The following coding sequences lie in one Fusarium poae strain DAOMC 252244 chromosome 1, whole genome shotgun sequence genomic window:
- a CDS encoding hypothetical protein (BUSCO:22866at5125) has protein sequence MLPSIPVLVEYGISPTRGFLPDTLPLTRLPDPYYNKWEAIAANLQALILSRRLRGVIDRLPVLSTIGLEHDAEWRRAYSLLGFMAHGYIWGGDSPSDRLPASISVPFLEISEHLEVPPVATYAAVCLWNFKPLFVDEDIDNLENLATLNTYTGALDESWFYLVSVAIEARGAPIIPLMLTAIAAARHGDTTAVTRCLRTFAERLTDLTNILQRMHESCDPTIFYHRIRPFLAGSKNMAEAGLPNGVIYEDGSGEEIYRQYSGGSNAQSSLIQFFDVILGIEHRPTGESRDPSSDSDRGRTSSRHNFIMEMRRYMPGPHARFLNDVSSVVNIRQYVEEHQSDKQLCLAYDACLAMLSAFRDKHINIVTRYIINPSKQVRARSRSRSPEVTRNKVNLAIASRKNKDNQKGTGGTALIPFLKQARDETGEPAVEEWTRRFMKRKMHTEGKNDFFLGKTLSQDVSLTEDVEIKGLAGSWTMDDEIGGICLY, from the coding sequence ATGCTGCCTTCTATTCCGGTCCTAGTCGAGTATGGTATCTCTCCTACCCGTGGTTTCCTTCCGGATACTCTACCATTGACTCGTCTACCGGACCCTTACTACAACAAATGGGAGGCCATCGCAGCCAACCTACAGGCCCTTATTCTTAGCCGCAGGTTGCGTGGTGTCATCGATAGATTGCCAGTACTCTCTACTATCGGTCTTGAACATGACGCCGAGTGGCGCCGTGCCTATTCACTATTGGGTTTCATGGCCCATGGATATATCTGGGGAGGTGATTCACCATCAGACCGTCTGCCAGCATCTATATCAGTTCCATTTCTAGAAATTTCAGAACATCTGGAAGTACCACCAGTCGCCACTTATGCGGCTGTATGTCTCTGGAACTTTAAACCGCTCTTCGTTGACGAGGACATTGACAATCTTGAGAATCTCGCCACCCTCAACACTTATACCGGAGCCCTCGATGAATCATGGTTTTATCTTGTATCTGTTGCTATCGAAGCTCGTGGAGCTCCCATTATACCGCTTATGTTGACAGCTATTGCTGCTGCCCGCCATGGCGACACTACAGCCGTCACTCGGTGTCTACGCACTTTCGCGGAGCGTTTGACAGACCTTACAAATATTCTCCAGAGGATGCACGAGAGTTGTGACCCGACCATATTCTATCACCGCATTCGACCCTTCCTTGCTGGAAGTAAGAACATGGCCGAGGCTGGCCTCCCAAATGGTGTGATTTACGAAGATGGTTCCGGCGAGGAGATATATCGACAATACAGTGGCGGTAGTAACGCTCAGAGCAGTTTGATCCAATTCTTTGATGTTATCCTCGGAATCGAGCATCGTCCAACAGGCGAGTCTCGCGATCCATCCTCCGATTCTGATCGCGGTCGCACTTCCAGCCGACACAATTTCATCATGGAGATGAGACGCTACATGCCCGGACCCCATGCGAGATTCCTCAATGATGTATCCAGCGTCGTCAATATCCGTCAGTACGTTGAGGAACACCAATCCGACAAGCAGCTATGCCTTGCGTATGATGCATGCTTGGCTATGCTCAGCGCATTCCGCGACAAGCACATCAACATTGTCACACGCTACATAATCAATCCCTCAAAGCAAGTCCGTGCTCGCAGTCGCTCAAGAAGCCCTGAGGTCACCCGGAACAAGGTTAACCTCGCCATTGCATCAcggaagaacaaggataaTCAGAAGGGTACTGGCGGCACAGCTCTGATTCCTTTCTTGAAGCAGGCGAGGGATGAGACAGGCGAGCCTGCCGTTGAGGAGTGGACGAGACGCTtcatgaagaggaagatgcaCACCGAGGGCAAGAATGATTTTTTCCTCGGCAAGACTCTCTCACAAGATGTGAGCTTGACGGAAGATGTGGAGATCAAAGGTCTTGCAGGATCATGGACCATGGATGATGAGATTGGAGGCATTTGCTTATACTAG
- a CDS encoding hypothetical protein (SECRETED:SignalP(1-17)~CAZy:GH45), with translation MRYFALLALAGPLAVSAASGSGHSTRYWDCCKPSCSWGGKAKVSAPALTCDKKDNPITNLNAVNGCEGGGSAYACTNYSPWAVNDDLAYGFTATKLAGGTEASWCCACYALTFTTGPVKGKKMIVQSTNTGGDLGDNHFDLMMPGGGVGIFDGCTSQFGKALGGAQYGGISSRSECDSFPELLKDGCHWRFDWFKNADNPDFTFEQVQCPKELLAISGCKRDDDSSFPAFKGNTTPSQAKPSGKDTAAATQPQKTKQASPVVQKPSTKAATKPAATKPADTKPAHAKPTKVVNKPKATSKVGGTKTHGNCPATKPTKPATPQKSAVAVYHQCGGSKSAYPDGSLRCASGSKCVKMNDYYSQCVPN, from the exons ATGCGCTATTTTGCTCTCCTTGCCCTGGCTGGTCCTCTTGCCGTGAGTGCTGCTTCTGGAAGTGGTCACTCTACTCGATATTGGGACTGCTGCAAgccttcttgctcttgggGTGGCAAGGCTAAAGTCAGCGCCCCTGCTTTGACTTGTGACAAGAAAGACAACCCTATCACTAACCTGAACGCTGTCAACGGTTGTGAGGGTGGTGGTTCTGCTTATGCTTGCACCAACTACTCCCCGTGGGCTGTCAATGACGACCTTGCTTACGGTTTCACTGCTACCAAGCTTGCTGGTGGTACTGAGGCCAGCTGGTGCTGTGCTTGCTATGC TCTCACCTTCACGACCGGTCCCGTAAAGGGCAAGAAGATGATTGTCCAATCTACCAACACTGGTGGTGATCTCGGCGATAACCACTTTGACCTCATGATGCCCGGCGGTGGTGTCGGTATATTCGATGGATGCACATCTCAGTTCGGCAAGGCCCTTGGTGGTGCTCAGTACGGCGGTATTTCTTCTAGAAGCGAATGTGACAGTTTCCCCGAGCTGCTCAAGGACGGTTGCCACTGGCGATTCGACTGGTTCAAGAACGCCGACAACCCCGACTTCACCTTCGAGCAGGTCCAGTGCCCCAAAGAGCTCCTCGCCATCAGTGGCTGCAAGCGTGACGATGATTCCAGCTTCCCTGCATTCAAGGGCAATACCACTCCCAGCCAGGCTAAGCCCAGTGGAAAGGatactgctgctgctactcAGCCCCAGAAGACCAAGCAAGCTTCTCCTGTTGTTCAAAAACCCTCTACCAAGGCTGCTACTAAGCCCGCTGCTACTAAGCCTGCTGATACCAAGCCTGCTCACGCCAAACCCACCAAGGTTGTCAACAAGCCCAAGGCCACTTCAAAGGTTGGTGGAACCAAGACTCATGGAAATTGTCCCGCCACTAAGCCTACCAAGCCTGCCACCCCTCAGAAGTCCGCTGTCGCTGTTTACCATCAATGCGGCGGTTCCAAGTCTGCTTACCCCGACGGCAGCCTCCGTTGCGCTTCCGGAAGCAAGTGTGTCAAGATGAACGATTACTACTCTCAGTGTGTCCCCAACTAA